From Lytechinus pictus isolate F3 Inbred chromosome 6, Lp3.0, whole genome shotgun sequence, the proteins below share one genomic window:
- the LOC129263045 gene encoding protein FAM199X-like isoform X2, whose protein sequence is MLAEYPAVVDFDFSPIPSPLFGKDDSFLPCYHGEIEKEVPLSHGLDPTFLNEDEDDVSSISASIQCSDTLEENEDLPYHLVDSSYPDTVIGPSTSQDSPIHGQGVDVDDEIEGLFGSVDFLNSSYLDLVQEPVSLDVPNVLQPVEEDFDLGCLEEVHEENCNIDGSKVADQSIPSTSSTSGKRKRKKKMEDKGWGEMDGEEKEEVAEHLSSVLRSLLGPRERLEVMSLISQDLVNERNLVIEPHMLSESTLAKLETYLEEQEITGEASDSELISEPERMRSYGNATKRKCSSLPASPQHRGSFSERSPSLGVKKSGQQKSLRGWKRRTRKDYRQASKERRSGLFHKEEVISLSTSIGEEEECGDEIDILA, encoded by the exons atgTTGGCTGAATACCCAGCCGTTGTCGACTTCGACTTTTCTCCCATTCCGAG CCCCCTCTTTGGCAAGGATGATAGTTTCCTCCCGTGTTACCATGGTGAAATTGAGAAGGAAGTGCCACTCAGCCATGG GTTGGATCCAACTTTTCTAAACGAGGATGAGGACGATGTGAGCTCCATCTCGGCCAGCATTCAATGCTCAGATACCCTGGAAGAAAATGAGGATCTCCCCTACCATCTCGTGGACTCTTCCTATCCAGACACTGTGATTGGGCCATCAACCAGCCAGGACTCTCCCATTCACGGCCAAGGGGTGGATGTAGATGATGAAATCGAGGGACTCTTTGGGAGTGTTGACTTTCTTAACAGCAGCTATCTGGATCTAGTGCAag AACCTGTATCTTTGGATGTCCCTAATGTCCTTCAACCGGTTGAAGAGGATTTTGATCTCGGTTGCTTGGAAGAGGTACACGAAGAAAATTGCAATATTGACGGGTCAAAGGTCGCAGATCAGAGTATCCCCTCTACATCATCAACATCCGGGAAACGGAAGCggaagaagaagatggaggaTAAGGGTTG GGGTGAGATGGATGGAGAAGAGAAGGAAGAAGTGGCAGAACACCTGTCTTCTGTGCTCAGATCACTGCTTGGCCCCAGAGAGCGGTTAGAAGTCATGTCTCTGATCTCACAGGACTTGGTCAATGAGAGGAATCTAGTTATAG AACCGCACATGCTGAGTGAATCGACCCTGGCGAAGCTAGAAACTTACCTGGAGGAACAGGAGATTACGGGAGAAGCCAGCGATTCCGAACTCATCTCGGAGCCGGAGAGGATGCGTAGCTATGGCAACGCCACCAAGAGGAAGTGCTCCAGTCTCCCCGCATCACCTCAGCATAGGGGGAGCTTCTCGGAGAGGTCGCCCTCGCTAGGGGTAAAAAAG TCCGGTCAGCAGAAGTCTCTGAGAGGTTGGAAACGAAGAACTCGTAAAGATTACAGACAAGCATCCAAGGAAAGGAGAAGCGGACTATTCCATAAGGAAGAG GTCATCTCATTATCAACGAGTATAGGGGAAGAGGAAGAATGTGGCGACGAAATTGATATATTAGCATAG
- the LOC129263045 gene encoding protein FAM199X-like isoform X1 — MLAEYPAVVDFDFSPIPSPLFGKDDSFLPCYHGEIEKEVPLSHGLDPTFLNEDEDDVSSISASIQCSDTLEENEDLPYHLVDSSYPDTVIGPSTSQDSPIHGQGVDVDDEIEGLFGSVDFLNSSYLDLVQEPVSLDVPNVLQPVEEDFDLGCLEEVHEENCNIDGSKVADQSIPSTSSTSGKRKRKKKMEDKGWGEMDGEEKEEVAEHLSSVLRSLLGPRERLEVMSLISQDLVNERNLVIEPHMLSESTLAKLETYLEEQEITGEASDSELISEPERMRSYGNATKRKCSSLPASPQHRGSFSERSPSLGVKKQSGQQKSLRGWKRRTRKDYRQASKERRSGLFHKEEVISLSTSIGEEEECGDEIDILA; from the exons atgTTGGCTGAATACCCAGCCGTTGTCGACTTCGACTTTTCTCCCATTCCGAG CCCCCTCTTTGGCAAGGATGATAGTTTCCTCCCGTGTTACCATGGTGAAATTGAGAAGGAAGTGCCACTCAGCCATGG GTTGGATCCAACTTTTCTAAACGAGGATGAGGACGATGTGAGCTCCATCTCGGCCAGCATTCAATGCTCAGATACCCTGGAAGAAAATGAGGATCTCCCCTACCATCTCGTGGACTCTTCCTATCCAGACACTGTGATTGGGCCATCAACCAGCCAGGACTCTCCCATTCACGGCCAAGGGGTGGATGTAGATGATGAAATCGAGGGACTCTTTGGGAGTGTTGACTTTCTTAACAGCAGCTATCTGGATCTAGTGCAag AACCTGTATCTTTGGATGTCCCTAATGTCCTTCAACCGGTTGAAGAGGATTTTGATCTCGGTTGCTTGGAAGAGGTACACGAAGAAAATTGCAATATTGACGGGTCAAAGGTCGCAGATCAGAGTATCCCCTCTACATCATCAACATCCGGGAAACGGAAGCggaagaagaagatggaggaTAAGGGTTG GGGTGAGATGGATGGAGAAGAGAAGGAAGAAGTGGCAGAACACCTGTCTTCTGTGCTCAGATCACTGCTTGGCCCCAGAGAGCGGTTAGAAGTCATGTCTCTGATCTCACAGGACTTGGTCAATGAGAGGAATCTAGTTATAG AACCGCACATGCTGAGTGAATCGACCCTGGCGAAGCTAGAAACTTACCTGGAGGAACAGGAGATTACGGGAGAAGCCAGCGATTCCGAACTCATCTCGGAGCCGGAGAGGATGCGTAGCTATGGCAACGCCACCAAGAGGAAGTGCTCCAGTCTCCCCGCATCACCTCAGCATAGGGGGAGCTTCTCGGAGAGGTCGCCCTCGCTAGGGGTAAAAAAG CAGTCCGGTCAGCAGAAGTCTCTGAGAGGTTGGAAACGAAGAACTCGTAAAGATTACAGACAAGCATCCAAGGAAAGGAGAAGCGGACTATTCCATAAGGAAGAG GTCATCTCATTATCAACGAGTATAGGGGAAGAGGAAGAATGTGGCGACGAAATTGATATATTAGCATAG